From a region of the Arvicanthis niloticus isolate mArvNil1 chromosome 6, mArvNil1.pat.X, whole genome shotgun sequence genome:
- the Unk gene encoding RING finger protein unkempt homolog isoform X3, whose translation MEALQNGQTTVEGSIEGQSAGAASHAMIEKILSEEPRWQETAYVLGNYKTEPCKKPPRLCRQGYACPYYHNSKDRRRSPRKHKYRSSPCPNVKHGDEWGDPGKCENGDACQYCHTRTEQQFHPEIYKSTKCNDMQQSGSCPRGPFCAFAHIEPPPLNDDVQPSSAVSSPTQQGPVLYMPSAAGDSVPVSPSSPHAPDLSALLCRNSGLGSPSHLCSSPPGPSRKASNLEGLVFPGESSLAPGSYKKAPGFEREDQVGAEYLKNFKCQAKLKPHSLEPRSQEQPLLQPKQDVLGILPVGSPLTSSISSSITSSLAATPPSPAGTSSAPGMNANALPFYPTSDTVESVIESALDDLDLNEFGVAALEKTFDSSTVPHPSSITIGGSLLQSSAPVNIPGSLGSSASFHSASPSPPVSLSSHFLQQPQGHLSQSENTFLGTSASHGSLGLNGMNSSIWEHFASGSFSPGTSPAFLSGPGAAELARLRQELDEANGTIKQWEESWKQAKQACDAWKKEAEEAGERASAAGAECELAREQRDALELRVKKLQEELERLHTVPEAQTLPAAPDLEALSLSTLYSIQKQLRVHLEQVDKAVFHMQSVKCLKCQEQTRAVLPCQHAVLCELCAEGSECPVCQPSRAHALQS comes from the exons ATGGAGGCCTTGCAGAATGGCCAGACTACAGTAGAGGGCAGCATAGAAGGCCAGTCAGCTGGGGCAGCAAGCCATGCCATGATAGAAAAAATCCTCAGTGAGGAACCCCGGTGGCAAG AGACTGCTTATGTGCTGGGGAACTATAAGACGGAGCCGTGCAAGAAGCCTCCGCGGCTGTGCCGCCAGGGCTATGCCTGTCCCTACTACCACAACAGCAAGGACCGTCGTCGGAGTCCCCGGAAGCATAAATACAG GTCGTCTCCGTGTCCAAACGTCAAGCATGGGGATGAATGGGGAGACCCTGGCAAGTGTGAAAATGGAGACGCCTGCCAGTATTGCCACACGCGCACAGAACAGCAGTTCCACCCAGAG ATCTACAAGTCCACCAAGTGCAATGACATGCAGCAGTCGGGCAGCTGTCCCCGAGGACCTTTCTGCGCCTTTGCCCACATAGAAC CGCCACCCTTAAATGATGACGTGCAGCCCTCCTCAGCTGTATCCAGTCCTACCCAGCAGGGTCCGGTTTTATACATGCCATCTGCTGCCGGAGACTCGGTCCCTGTGAGCCCCTCCAGCCCGCATGCCCCTGACCTCAGCGCC CTCCTCTGTAGGAATAGTGGCCTGGGCAGTCCATCTCACCTCTGCAGCTCCCCGCCAGGCCCCAGCAGGAAGGCCTCAAACCTGGAGGGCCTGGTCTTCCCTGGGGAGTCTAGCCTTGCCCCTGGCAGCTACAAGAAAGCTCCTGGCTTTGAGAGGGAAGACCAGGTCGGGGCTGAGTATCTGAAGAATTTCAAGTGCCAG gCTAAATTAAAACCCCATTCGCTAGAGCCCAGGAGTCAAGAGCAGCCTCTGCTTCAGCCCAAACAG GACGTGCTGGGCATCCTCCCTGTGGGAAGCCCCCTGACTTCCAGCATCTCTTCAAGTATTACCTCCAGCTTGGCAGCCACTCCCCCCAGCCCTGCAGGCACCAGCAGCGCCCCTGGCATGAATGCAAATGCTCTGCCCTTCTACCCAACCAGCGACACGGTAGAGTCGGTCATAG AGTCTGCCTTGGATGACCTGGACCTGAATGAGTTTGGAGTAGCTGCCCTGGAGAAGACTTTTGATAGCAGCACAGTGCCCCACCCCAGCAGCATCACAATCG GCGGCAGTTTGCTGCAGAGCTCCGCACCCGTGAACATCCCTGGATCCTTAGGCAGCTCGGCCTCCTTCCACTCCGCTTCTCCGTCCCCTCCCGTCAGCCTCTCCTCACACTTCCTGCAGCAGCCACAGGGCCACCTGAGTCAGTCAGAAAACACATTTTTGGGGACCTCAGCATCACATGGATCTTTGG GTCTGAACGGCATGAACAGCAGCATCTGGGAGCATTTTGCCTCTGGAAGCTTCTCCCCAGGCACTTCCCCTGCCTTCCTATCAGGGCCAGGGGCTGCTGAGCTGGCCCGGCTTCGGCAAGAGCTAGATGAAGCTAACGGCACCATCAAGCAGTGGGAGGAGTCCTGGAAGCAGGCCAAGCAG GCTTGTGATGCctggaagaaagaagcagaggaggccGGTGAGCGGGCCAGCGCGGCTGGAGCAGAGTGTGAGCTGGCCCGGGAGCAGCGGGATGCCCTGGAGCTGCGGGTGAAGAAGCTGCAGGAGGAGCTGGAACGGCTGCACACAGTGCCGGAAGCCCAGACCCTGCCAGCCGCCCCTGATCTAGAGGCTCTGTCCCTCTCCACCCTGTACTCCATCCAGAAGCAGCTGCGAGTCCACCTGGAACAAGTGGACAAG GCTGTGTTCCACATGCAGTCAGTGAAATGCCTTAAGTGTCAGGAGCAGACCCGGGCAGTGCTGCCATGCCAACATGCTGTGCTGTGTGAGCTCTGTGCTGAGGGCAGTGAGTGCCCCGTCTGCCAGCCCAGCCGGGCCCATGCCCTCCAGTCGTGA